A part of Paenibacillus donghaensis genomic DNA contains:
- a CDS encoding LysR family transcriptional regulator, whose protein sequence is MNIDNIEAFVYINHYGSFNKAADVLYISQPTVTARIQSLERELDCKVFDRLGKQISLTDKGRQFLPFAQQILQVYQTGKHQIQSKGLVPNELRIGSTVSVSNYVMPQLLPQLLKEYPHINIKLITAPTDYLIEKLQSKEIDLAFIRKVVNPAIQAFPFCEDPISLYVYKGHPLVQKGSALIQDIVEETLVFFECGSLDWMRLHRVFESMERPPNIVYQVDNLETAKKLVLQKAGICFLPALSVQEEVEAGALIRVDIAETAGISLRTSLISLNGENGGFVQTLLELGAGYLKI, encoded by the coding sequence TTGAACATTGATAATATTGAGGCTTTTGTGTATATCAATCACTATGGCAGCTTCAACAAAGCCGCGGATGTTCTCTACATCTCGCAGCCGACGGTCACAGCACGCATTCAGTCACTGGAGCGGGAGCTGGATTGCAAGGTGTTTGACCGGCTGGGCAAACAGATTAGCCTTACAGATAAAGGCAGGCAGTTTCTCCCTTTTGCCCAGCAGATTCTGCAGGTCTACCAAACAGGCAAACACCAGATTCAGTCCAAGGGGCTTGTTCCGAATGAACTGAGAATCGGCAGTACAGTATCCGTATCCAATTACGTGATGCCGCAGCTTCTGCCCCAGCTGCTTAAGGAGTATCCGCATATTAACATCAAATTGATCACGGCCCCTACGGATTATTTGATTGAGAAGCTGCAGAGCAAGGAGATTGACCTGGCTTTTATCCGCAAGGTTGTGAACCCGGCGATTCAGGCCTTCCCGTTCTGCGAGGACCCGATCTCGCTATATGTGTATAAGGGCCATCCCCTGGTGCAAAAGGGCAGTGCTTTGATTCAGGACATCGTGGAGGAGACGCTTGTTTTTTTCGAATGTGGTTCGTTGGACTGGATGAGGCTGCACCGGGTCTTCGAGAGCATGGAACGCCCGCCGAATATTGTATATCAGGTGGATAACCTGGAGACAGCCAAGAAGCTGGTGCTTCAGAAAGCAGGTATTTGTTTCCTTCCGGCCTTAAGTGTGCAGGAGGAGGTAGAAGCCGGAGCATTGATTCGGGTAGATATTGCCGAGACGGCGGGGATCTCGCTGCGGACGAGTCTGATCTCCTTGAATGGTGAGAATGGCGGATTTGTGCAAACGCTGCTGGAGCTGGGGGCAGGTTATCTTAAAATATAG
- a CDS encoding GNAT family N-acetyltransferase encodes MSDSSQVIIREAADSDREAIAAVLLEAYGQYSAFMPEAAWVEYRNSILESVNGEAPAGRIIAEIGNQIVGSVLLFLSSEAAYGKPELGIQSPIIRLLAVSPGARGQGVAERLIAEAAVRSAKLGAATLNLHTSDMMSAAVRLYERLGFQRAYETDIMNGDILVKGYRLGLVPAPQSTISAEMDAEYGAPPHNRR; translated from the coding sequence ATGAGTGATTCAAGCCAAGTTATAATTCGTGAAGCAGCCGACTCCGACCGTGAGGCCATAGCCGCTGTCCTACTGGAAGCCTATGGCCAATATTCAGCCTTCATGCCTGAAGCGGCCTGGGTGGAGTACCGGAATTCGATTCTTGAGTCAGTTAACGGAGAAGCTCCAGCCGGACGAATTATTGCCGAGATCGGCAACCAAATCGTGGGCAGTGTCCTGCTGTTTCTCTCCTCGGAAGCGGCTTATGGAAAGCCGGAGCTGGGGATACAGTCCCCCATCATCCGTTTGCTTGCCGTTTCTCCGGGCGCCAGGGGCCAGGGAGTGGCAGAACGGCTGATCGCCGAAGCAGCCGTAAGATCCGCCAAGCTTGGTGCGGCCACTTTGAATCTTCACACCTCGGACATGATGTCCGCCGCCGTCAGACTCTATGAGAGATTAGGCTTTCAGCGTGCCTACGAGACTGATATTATGAACGGCGATATTCTTGTCAAAGGATATCGCCTAGGTCTTGTGCCTGCTCCGCAGTCTACCATTTCTGCTGAAATGGATGCCGAGTATGGCGCTCCCCCCCATAATCGGCGATAA
- a CDS encoding sensor histidine kinase, translated as MLAVSILLMVLLIGQSLYLFYYKNQIKDIANQLAFISKHHSFKFIETQIKPKEIDSLIRECNGLLTRIRAVDQQAALRNEEVNDTVISLSHDIRTPLTSLDGYLQLAERSQDPQEHTRYVTLARSRIQLILKLVDELFLYTKLQNPEYRIDLKPIDVIALLKRSLFSFMDEFAAAGEEPQISLPESTVVVMAQGNALERVFENILRNYFVHGAGSLSIRYEDQQNRACIHFANLLPPGSTVNPDQIFTRFYKADSSRTVHSSGLGLSIVKSLVDKMDGHTQAELTGELFCISAVFNKILKEITYE; from the coding sequence ATGCTGGCGGTTTCGATTCTGCTTATGGTTCTGTTGATCGGCCAAAGTCTGTACCTGTTCTATTACAAAAACCAAATAAAGGATATAGCCAATCAGCTTGCTTTTATTTCCAAACACCATTCCTTCAAATTCATCGAAACACAGATTAAACCCAAAGAAATCGACAGCCTGATCCGGGAATGCAATGGCCTGTTAACCCGCATTAGAGCGGTGGATCAGCAGGCTGCGTTGAGGAATGAAGAGGTCAATGACACGGTGATCAGCCTGTCCCATGATATAAGAACCCCGCTGACTTCTCTGGACGGCTATTTGCAATTGGCAGAACGTTCGCAGGACCCGCAGGAGCACACTCGTTACGTCACATTGGCCCGTTCCAGGATTCAGCTGATTCTTAAGCTGGTCGATGAGCTGTTTCTGTATACGAAGCTGCAGAATCCGGAATATAGAATTGACCTGAAGCCCATCGACGTGATCGCTCTGCTGAAGCGCAGCCTGTTCTCCTTCATGGATGAATTTGCCGCTGCCGGCGAGGAGCCGCAGATCAGTCTACCGGAGTCAACAGTGGTTGTTATGGCCCAAGGCAACGCCCTGGAACGGGTGTTTGAGAACATTCTCAGGAACTATTTCGTCCATGGGGCAGGCTCTTTGTCGATCCGTTATGAAGATCAGCAGAACCGCGCGTGCATTCATTTTGCCAATCTGCTTCCTCCCGGCAGCACGGTCAACCCGGATCAGATCTTTACCCGCTTCTATAAGGCCGATTCTTCGCGTACCGTCCATTCCTCCGGCCTGGGTCTGTCGATTGTGAAATCACTGGTGGACAAAATGGATGGCCATACCCAGGCAGAGCTGACGGGCGAACTGTTCTGCATAAGTGCGGTGTTCAACAAAATCCTGAAGGAGATTACATATGAGTGA
- a CDS encoding response regulator transcription factor, whose amino-acid sequence MSDAVRNPRILIIEDDEHINQILYDGLVREGFVCTQAYSGSEGKMNTARSEYQLILLDLMLPGGSGEEFMSYLRTELKSAVPVIILSAKDQLDHKLNLFSLGADDYVTKPFELQELLARVNVHIKRNAKAMPIEQYKHKELLLDCSTYSVRLKDNELSLTRQEFRILELLLKYPERVFTKQDLYELAWDEVYLGEDKTITVHISNIRNKIKAYTRDSYIDTVWGIGFRLSK is encoded by the coding sequence ATGAGTGATGCTGTGAGGAATCCCAGAATCCTGATCATTGAAGACGATGAGCATATCAATCAGATTCTCTATGACGGGCTTGTGCGCGAAGGTTTCGTCTGCACCCAGGCCTATTCTGGCAGTGAGGGGAAGATGAATACAGCCCGCAGCGAATATCAGCTGATTCTGCTCGATCTGATGCTGCCCGGAGGCTCGGGAGAAGAATTCATGTCCTATTTGCGTACGGAATTGAAGTCGGCAGTGCCGGTAATCATCCTGTCGGCCAAGGATCAGTTGGATCATAAATTGAACCTGTTTAGTCTGGGTGCCGACGACTATGTGACGAAACCATTCGAGCTGCAAGAGCTGCTGGCCCGGGTGAATGTGCATATCAAGCGGAATGCCAAGGCGATGCCTATCGAGCAATACAAGCATAAGGAGCTGCTGCTGGACTGCAGTACCTACAGTGTCAGGCTGAAGGATAATGAGCTGTCCCTCACCCGGCAGGAGTTTCGAATTCTGGAGCTGCTACTGAAGTATCCCGAGAGGGTGTTTACGAAGCAAGACCTGTATGAGCTGGCCTGGGATGAGGTTTATTTGGGGGAAGACAAGACCATAACGGTCCACATCAGCAATATCCGCAACAAAATCAAAGCCTACACCCGCGACTCTTATATTGATACGGTCTGGGGAATTGGTTTTCGGCTCAGCAAATAA
- a CDS encoding ABC transporter ATP-binding protein, with protein MPECIIEITQLTKTYKAKAAVRNANLSIGKGEIVGLIGQNGAGKSTLLKMICGLIYPTSGEIQLFNEAAGDRPALFERMGQLIERPGLYPNDTAYEHLYALALSRGLKDSRQQMEALLQRVGLAHVRKTKVRHYSMGMKQRLGIALALLGSPDVLILDEPINGLDPQGIVEIRKLILELSQTGLTVIISSHILEELSKIATKYAIIHKGHIVEVISREDLLHSCEERIELEMDDVTTVLPLVEQHLQITDYKVVDLHTLYIYDSTIENYQLSKLLVEHGLTFHSITTHKQSLEQYFLERTQAAGGELND; from the coding sequence ATGCCGGAATGTATCATTGAGATTACCCAGCTTACCAAGACTTACAAAGCCAAAGCGGCGGTCCGCAATGCCAATCTGAGCATAGGCAAGGGTGAAATTGTCGGGCTGATCGGTCAGAATGGAGCGGGGAAATCAACCCTGCTGAAGATGATATGCGGGCTGATCTATCCGACATCGGGTGAAATCCAGCTGTTTAATGAGGCTGCAGGTGACCGGCCTGCGCTGTTTGAACGGATGGGACAGCTTATTGAACGCCCCGGACTGTACCCGAATGACACCGCGTATGAACATTTATATGCACTGGCTCTGTCGCGTGGGCTTAAAGACAGCAGGCAGCAGATGGAGGCTCTGCTCCAGCGGGTGGGTCTTGCGCACGTGCGGAAGACGAAGGTGAGGCATTACTCCATGGGAATGAAGCAGCGGCTCGGGATTGCCCTCGCCCTACTCGGCAGCCCGGATGTGCTGATCCTGGATGAGCCGATTAATGGCCTGGACCCGCAGGGGATTGTGGAAATCCGCAAGCTGATTCTGGAGCTGAGCCAGACCGGATTAACCGTGATCATCTCCAGTCATATTCTGGAGGAGCTGTCGAAGATAGCGACCAAATATGCGATCATTCACAAGGGTCACATTGTTGAGGTGATCTCAAGAGAGGATCTGCTGCACAGCTGCGAGGAACGGATTGAGCTTGAAATGGATGATGTGACAACAGTCCTTCCGCTTGTGGAACAGCACCTGCAGATTACCGATTATAAAGTGGTTGATCTCCACACCCTGTATATCTATGATTCTACCATCGAGAATTATCAGCTCAGCAAGCTTCTGGTAGAGCACGGATTGACCTTCCATTCGATCACTACACACAAACAAAGTCTGGAGCAATATTTCCTGGAGCGCACACAGGCAGCGGGAGGTGAGCTCAATGATTAA
- a CDS encoding ABC transporter permease gives MINLLRMDLYRFKKNRIMALLLLIFCAFQIFGIFMMRQYESTLQDIGIPVRAMNESQFMQHVLSQSPSWMLMYIMVFSVYFYLSEHQSGFYKNYISMNNARTHSTVSKILILALFTGLMFVTLFVADLAGRAMFFDQASIGDWGYLLKMLIGQFLLHWAFAILMLCISMITRHVIVSITAGLILALNVVGMLLAGLESLMSKVQLSQYLLVNTIMSSKDLNHSGDLIHVGGVAVFSILLFSWVAVRFKQREDLG, from the coding sequence ATGATTAATCTGCTCCGAATGGATTTATACCGTTTTAAAAAGAACCGGATTATGGCCCTGCTGCTGCTCATCTTCTGCGCCTTTCAAATCTTCGGCATCTTTATGATGCGGCAATATGAATCCACCCTGCAAGACATCGGGATACCGGTCCGTGCCATGAACGAAAGCCAGTTTATGCAGCACGTCTTATCCCAGTCGCCTTCCTGGATGCTGATGTACATTATGGTCTTCAGTGTTTATTTCTATCTGAGTGAACACCAGAGCGGATTCTATAAGAATTATATCTCGATGAACAACGCGCGGACCCATTCCACCGTTTCCAAAATCCTCATCCTGGCGCTGTTCACCGGGCTGATGTTTGTCACGCTGTTTGTAGCCGACCTCGCGGGCAGAGCTATGTTCTTCGATCAGGCCAGCATCGGCGATTGGGGTTATTTACTCAAAATGCTGATAGGCCAGTTCCTGCTGCATTGGGCCTTCGCTATTCTAATGCTCTGCATCTCCATGATTACCAGACATGTGATTGTAAGTATAACCGCCGGATTGATCCTCGCCTTGAATGTCGTGGGTATGCTGCTGGCTGGCCTTGAATCGCTGATGAGTAAGGTTCAGCTATCCCAATATCTGCTGGTGAATACGATAATGAGCAGCAAGGATCTCAATCACAGCGGTGATCTGATTCATGTTGGGGGCGTCGCGGTGTTCTCGATTCTGCTCTTCTCCTGGGTAGCCGTTAGGTTCAAACAGAGAGAGGATTTGGGCTGA
- a CDS encoding pectate lyase codes for MLKGGIFLKKVWGLLLSVAMLSIFYVATPAEVSAASPIVVNKTIIVEAGKPFDGKGQTYVANASTLGDGSQAENQKPIFQLEKNATLKNVIIGAPGADGVHCYGNATISNVTWQDVGEDALTLKASGTVNITGGGAYKAYDKVFQANAAGTINIKNFKADDIGKLARQNGGTSYAVNFTLDNSDISNVKDSIFRTNSSSSSAKITNTRYHNVPTLFKGFASGKTSQSGNTQY; via the coding sequence ATGCTGAAGGGCGGAATATTTTTGAAAAAGGTTTGGGGATTACTCCTGTCGGTTGCTATGCTGTCCATATTCTATGTTGCCACTCCTGCTGAGGTATCAGCCGCTTCACCGATTGTTGTCAATAAGACGATTATTGTTGAGGCTGGGAAACCCTTCGACGGCAAAGGCCAGACTTATGTCGCCAATGCCAGTACGCTTGGAGATGGCAGCCAGGCAGAGAACCAGAAACCGATCTTCCAGCTGGAGAAGAATGCCACGCTCAAGAATGTAATTATCGGCGCTCCCGGCGCAGACGGGGTGCATTGTTATGGAAACGCTACAATTTCCAATGTAACCTGGCAGGATGTCGGCGAAGACGCACTGACCCTCAAAGCCTCCGGCACGGTCAATATCACAGGCGGCGGTGCGTACAAAGCTTACGATAAAGTGTTCCAGGCCAATGCAGCGGGCACAATCAACATTAAGAACTTCAAGGCTGACGATATCGGCAAGCTGGCCCGCCAGAACGGCGGAACCTCCTACGCCGTGAACTTCACTCTGGACAACTCGGACATCTCCAATGTCAAAGACTCCATCTTCCGTACCAACAGCAGCAGCAGCTCCGCCAAAATCACCAACACACGTTACCATAATGTACCAACCCTCTTCAAAGGTTTTGCCTCCGGCAAAACCAGCCAATCAGGCAATACACAGTATTGA
- a CDS encoding carbohydrate ABC transporter permease: MIKPSLGERIFDFFNVVVMVLMIILTLYPMLYILFSSLSEGNKLISFNGILLWPQGFSLEGYKAVLSNPTILSGFKNTLFILVVGLGFNMTLTSLGAYFLSREGVMLQKPIMFFIVFTMFFQGGLVPFFLIVKSYGLLDSLWSLILPTAVSTFNLIIMRTYFMAIPKELEESAFLDGAGHFTILFRIFIPLSMPVVAVLILYYGVGHWNSWFNAMIFLRDQQLFPIQLVVRNIILENDNASMLGTTTLIQSRDVAETLKYAAIIVTTAPILLLYPFLQKYFVKGVMVGALKG; the protein is encoded by the coding sequence ATGATTAAACCATCGCTCGGCGAACGGATTTTTGATTTTTTTAATGTTGTTGTTATGGTGCTTATGATTATATTAACCCTGTACCCGATGCTGTATATTCTGTTCTCTTCCTTAAGCGAGGGGAACAAGCTGATATCGTTCAACGGCATCCTGCTGTGGCCGCAGGGATTCTCCCTGGAGGGCTATAAAGCGGTGCTTAGCAATCCTACTATCCTGTCAGGCTTCAAAAATACGCTGTTTATTCTAGTAGTGGGACTTGGCTTCAATATGACGCTTACCTCTCTGGGAGCCTACTTCCTTTCCCGGGAAGGGGTCATGCTGCAGAAGCCGATTATGTTCTTTATCGTATTCACGATGTTCTTTCAGGGCGGACTGGTTCCATTCTTCCTGATCGTCAAATCCTACGGGCTGCTGGACTCCCTATGGTCGCTTATTCTGCCTACGGCGGTCAGCACCTTTAACCTGATTATCATGCGCACCTATTTCATGGCCATTCCCAAGGAGCTGGAGGAATCCGCCTTCCTGGACGGCGCAGGCCATTTCACGATTCTGTTCCGTATCTTCATCCCACTATCCATGCCCGTTGTCGCTGTGCTGATTCTCTATTATGGCGTAGGCCACTGGAACAGCTGGTTTAACGCCATGATCTTCCTGCGGGATCAGCAGCTCTTTCCGATACAGCTTGTGGTTAGAAATATTATTCTGGAGAATGACAATGCCAGCATGCTGGGAACCACAACCCTGATTCAGAGCCGGGATGTTGCCGAGACCCTGAAATATGCGGCTATCATCGTGACGACAGCGCCGATTCTGCTGCTGTATCCCTTCCTGCAGAAATACTTCGTGAAGGGTGTTATGGTAGGAGCATTGAAAGGTTAA
- a CDS encoding ABC transporter permease codes for MLKTRLGKDLLRNKWLYVMILPVVIYYVLFHYVPLYGTIIAFKQFVPAKGILGSDWVGLKHFEDFFSSIYFFRVIKNTVLLSFFNLLLGFPAPIILALLLNELKSPIFRRITQTITYMPHFITLVVVAGIIRYFTLSDGLLNDVIAFFGGERISFLQQPESFRPIYIISEIWQQIGWGTIIYLAAITGIDQQQYEAAKMDGANKLQQIRHVTLPGILPTIMIMLILSLGNIMNVGFEKIILLYSASIYETADVISTYVYRKGILEFSYSYSAAVGLLNSVINFTILLLANSFSKRASKNSLW; via the coding sequence ATGCTGAAAACCAGATTGGGGAAAGACTTACTGCGCAACAAATGGCTGTATGTGATGATTCTGCCCGTGGTGATTTATTATGTTTTGTTCCACTACGTTCCTTTGTATGGAACGATCATTGCTTTTAAGCAATTTGTTCCAGCCAAAGGCATCTTGGGCAGCGATTGGGTCGGATTGAAGCATTTTGAGGATTTTTTCTCCAGTATCTATTTTTTCAGGGTAATCAAAAATACGGTGCTGCTGAGTTTTTTTAACCTGCTGCTCGGTTTTCCCGCACCGATCATTCTGGCCTTATTGCTGAATGAATTGAAGAGTCCGATCTTCCGGCGGATTACGCAGACAATAACCTATATGCCTCATTTTATTACACTGGTGGTTGTAGCAGGGATCATTCGCTATTTCACTTTATCCGATGGATTGCTTAATGATGTTATAGCCTTTTTTGGCGGTGAACGGATCTCCTTCCTGCAGCAGCCCGAGTCCTTCCGTCCCATCTATATCATCAGTGAAATCTGGCAGCAGATCGGCTGGGGGACCATTATTTATCTGGCAGCCATTACCGGAATTGACCAGCAGCAATATGAGGCTGCCAAAATGGACGGGGCAAACAAGCTGCAGCAGATCCGCCACGTAACCCTTCCAGGTATTCTACCGACTATTATGATCATGCTGATCTTGTCGCTGGGCAACATTATGAATGTCGGCTTCGAGAAGATCATTCTCTTATACAGTGCCAGCATCTATGAGACGGCGGATGTCATCTCTACCTATGTTTACCGCAAGGGGATTCTGGAATTCAGCTACAGCTACAGTGCGGCTGTGGGGCTGTTGAACTCCGTCATCAACTTCACCATCCTGCTGCTGGCCAATTCCTTCAGTAAACGTGCAAGTAAAAACAGTCTGTGGTAA
- a CDS encoding extracellular solute-binding protein: protein MKSFSKSKIHQSVVVLLSLTLLSAGCSNSANSNNESASTAPSGETPAAEFSYPITGGPELTFMNEQLGGTPEHMPIDDEYEKRTGITIKHLGGTPMTDQKFSLLLASGELPDIFLNTWLQYPGGPDKAVEQGYILKLNDLIDQYAPNLKKSLQEHPEIDKMIKTDDGTYYAFPFIRSEAGRVYGGPIIRKDWLDELKLDIPETIDEWHTVLTAFKEKNNADAPATFRTMFLGERTGGFAGAFGVMGNFYINDGKVVYGYLEPGYKEYLKTMNQWYKEGLIDKDFASIDAATVDKKMTSKVSGATIGWQFYIEKYNSAAQETDPDANFVAAPYPGAAKGQLPEFGQLDNAYAGTSSAAISSTTKNVEAAMRWLDYAYSKEGSMLNTFGVGGTTYTLENDKPVYTDLVVKNPEGLGSDQVMMKYSHGTNFPMIQQDNNLPAKYPQTTKAIDIWKKTNHESHLLPPVTPTADEADEMSSIMNDINSLVKEAELKIILGTESVDNYDEYVQQMKDMGIERVLEIQQAAYERYMKR from the coding sequence ATGAAATCATTCAGCAAGAGCAAGATTCACCAATCAGTTGTCGTTCTGCTCAGTCTCACACTGCTGTCAGCCGGCTGCAGCAATTCTGCCAACAGCAATAATGAGAGCGCTTCCACTGCTCCTTCCGGGGAAACCCCTGCCGCGGAATTCTCTTATCCGATAACTGGCGGACCAGAGCTGACCTTTATGAATGAACAGTTGGGAGGAACTCCGGAACATATGCCCATAGATGACGAATATGAAAAACGCACCGGAATTACAATCAAGCATTTGGGCGGAACACCGATGACTGACCAGAAATTCAGTCTACTGCTGGCTTCCGGGGAACTGCCGGATATTTTTCTGAATACCTGGCTGCAGTATCCCGGAGGTCCGGATAAAGCAGTGGAGCAAGGCTATATTTTGAAGCTGAACGACCTGATCGACCAGTACGCCCCTAATCTGAAGAAATCCCTTCAGGAGCACCCGGAAATTGATAAAATGATCAAAACGGATGACGGGACTTATTATGCATTCCCTTTCATCCGCTCCGAAGCGGGACGAGTCTACGGGGGACCCATCATCCGTAAGGACTGGCTTGACGAGCTGAAGCTGGATATTCCCGAAACGATTGACGAATGGCACACGGTGCTGACCGCTTTTAAAGAGAAGAACAATGCAGATGCTCCGGCAACGTTCCGCACGATGTTTCTTGGAGAACGCACCGGAGGCTTCGCCGGGGCCTTTGGCGTAATGGGGAACTTCTACATCAACGATGGAAAAGTAGTGTACGGCTATCTGGAGCCTGGCTATAAAGAGTACCTGAAAACAATGAACCAGTGGTATAAGGAAGGGCTGATCGACAAGGATTTCGCCTCCATTGATGCGGCAACAGTAGATAAGAAAATGACCTCGAAGGTAAGCGGGGCAACCATCGGCTGGCAGTTCTATATTGAAAAGTACAATTCAGCTGCACAGGAAACTGATCCCGACGCTAATTTCGTAGCTGCTCCGTATCCTGGGGCTGCCAAAGGCCAGCTTCCCGAGTTCGGCCAGCTGGATAATGCTTATGCAGGCACCAGTTCCGCAGCGATCTCTTCCACCACCAAAAATGTGGAAGCGGCCATGCGCTGGCTGGACTACGCCTATTCAAAAGAAGGAAGCATGCTGAATACGTTCGGCGTCGGAGGCACCACCTACACGCTGGAGAACGATAAACCCGTATATACAGACCTTGTCGTTAAAAATCCGGAGGGACTTGGCAGTGACCAGGTTATGATGAAATACTCACACGGAACCAACTTCCCGATGATTCAGCAAGATAATAATCTGCCTGCCAAATACCCGCAAACGACAAAGGCAATTGATATCTGGAAGAAGACCAACCATGAGAGCCATCTGCTTCCGCCAGTCACGCCTACAGCTGATGAAGCGGATGAAATGAGCAGTATTATGAACGATATCAACTCATTGGTTAAGGAAGCTGAGCTCAAAATTATTCTGGGTACCGAATCTGTTGATAATTATGATGAATATGTGCAGCAAATGAAAGATATGGGGATTGAACGCGTCCTGGAAATCCAGCAGGCAGCTTATGAGCGTTACATGAAGCGTTAG